The Anastrepha obliqua isolate idAnaObli1 chromosome 5, idAnaObli1_1.0, whole genome shotgun sequence DNA window TTCCCCTTTCAAAACTTCTTTACTTACACATGGACGTGGCTGATGTGCCATATGTGTATTCCGTGCCGTAGGGCAATTCTTTCACCGCATCTGAATAAGCCTTTGCCACTGCCATCAAATCATCATGATTATCGGTAAGCTCGCTTGTATGTCCATATGGTGAAAGCAACACTTGACTATACGAATGAAAGGCAAGCATAATATTGAGACGGTCTTTAATGCTAGCTATATAATCGGCAAGAGCTTTAATTTCAGGCTCGGAAAAAGGGTGCGTGCCGGCAAATGTCTCAGAGCATGGATCTGATGAGGCACCACCATTCTCCATCCAATGCGAATCACAATTACGATTCGGATCTGCGCCAATGCATGCCGAGCCCTCCACAGGTTGGCGAGTTTTGCGCCACATGCGATCCTGTAAAAATAAGTAGTAAGAAACTAAGTGAGAGcagcaaaaattgcaaaaaaattatagtagaGTCATCTCTAGCTCGCATACCGTTTCATGTGTATAGACAAAACCATCTACATTCAAAACTGGTACAATATACCAATCATAGTTTTGGGCCAAGTTCACCACATCTTCATCTTCGGAAGTGAGTAATTCGTTGATGAACCAAGTCGCGGTAGCTGAGGTGATCCATTCTCGTGCATGTATGTTGGATTCGATGAATATGCCGGGATTGCCCGATTTATAAGAGATTTTAATGGCACGTATTTTACGTCCCTCATAGGATGTGCCAATATTTATTTCACTCGTAACAAGCGGATGCTTCGCTAATATGTCATCTAAAAATTCTTCGATTGCTGATAAGGGATAATAGCGCGTCCAACCAAATGAGAGATCATCCGTGGATTTAGAGGGCTGTTCATCATCGATGAGGCTGTAGAGTTCCACCAcaacaaattcttttatttagtaaaaataattatggactaaaaaatattaaagacatTGAAGTTTTAGATACCctgcacacaattttttttctcttttgtgaTATGCAGGTTTGTAAGTAAAACTctcacttttaaaatatttttatgacttttGCGAACTGCAAATGTATTTCATACGAGCATAAAGTGTTTTACTTATGTTCTCACCTTTGCACGTTTGAGACCATTACTTCCAAAGGCAGATTATGGGAGCGCGTATAGTTTTGTAGATGTATGAGCTTCTGTGGGCTTACCATAACATGAACTTCTTTGTCATCGCTGTGccataaattaaactaaatagtAAAGAGTTTATTATCGCAAATATGTGTAGAGCAATGAATTAGCGGAGTTTagtttaaaatgcaaaaacaaaaaacgatacGTCGGCTTACGGTGGCTTGCTTGCTTATCAATACATGGACAATGCGAATTTTTTCAGTTTGgtgcttatttcttttttaattgaagctaccaaaactgtaagttaaaaaaaatgtgtataattaaataaaaaggatttaaaaaatatatttatattttggccaaaaagtcttgcggtacttttattgaattttcaattgttcataaaattggttataataatgcgattaagtgaaatttgcgccgttttgttcgatgacgagttcccaacgagatgtcaacttcataatgcccctcttatagacgCTCGCtcccctattgtcaaaaaactcggagagccaattttcacaggactctcttgtggacaacttccgactaccaagctcgtttgccatggacagaaataggtggtaatcacttggtgcgagatccggactatacggtggatgcaaaagagcctcccatccgagctcccggagcttctggcgcgtcaccaaagatgtgtgtggcctggcgttgtcctgatggaagacaattcggcctctgttggtcaaagatggcctcttctgcatgagtgctgcattcaagcggtccagttgttggcagtacaggtccgaattgagcgtttggctataggtgagcagctcatagtggatgattccctgccaatcccaccaaacacacagaagaaccttcctggccgtcaatccagccttggccaccgtctgggcagcttcaccgcttttcgaccacgaccgtttgtgcttcacgttgtcgtaagtgacccacttttcaccGTCAgttaccatccgcttcaaaaacgggtcgattttgttgcgattcagaagcgattcgcatgcatccatacgggcaaaaatgtttttttgcgtcaagtcgtgtggcacccatacatcgagcttctttttgaatccaagcttcttcaaatggtttataacggtttgatgactcatgcccagctcttggccgatgctacggctgctactatgccggtctctttcgatcaattcagcgattttatcgcaatttttgacgacaggccttccggaccgtggcgcatcttcgatcacctctgcaccagaacgaaaacgttgaaaccatcgttgtgcggtagaaatggaaactgtatcgggtccataaactgcacaaattttattggcagcatgagatgcatttttgcctttatcgtagtagtactgtaaaatatgccgtattttctctttattttgctccatgtttgccacgctataactcacgaacgactaaaagcaaacaacaattaatcaaacacgtgttagcacgtgaaaagagctttccaaaaagctctagcgtgaaccgatgcgacgaatacaactagaactacgcgcttgcaaagacaagcttgcggaaataccgcaagacttttttgacaacctcatatatatatatatatatatatagacagTGTGAACTacctttcttcttttctttttatgcAGGCAATCATTTTTTTCCCGAGTTCCGCAGTCACTAAGCAACGAACAATTGGAAACTAAAATCATCATCAAATCCACGCATGTGTGGCGaatatgattcaattatagaagttTATGTAAGTAATGACAACTCCCTTATATTGGGTTGCATTTACGAAGGATTGAGGAAGAGGGAAACAATTTTCCCCTTCTTGCCTAAAGGTAGTGAAAAAGTACGCAAAATAGCAGTTagtaatgtaataaaaaatttaaaaaataaacctaTATTGGTGGGTTCAATCTATATTAgaacaaaacaaccaaaaacatattgttttcttttaataaaaatgtaatacttacttaatttttttgtcaggATGACTAAATCAAGTTAACTGTTTAATAAATCTATCAGGATTATTTAATGATTAATgttctgaaatttaaaatagtaaTCAATGCTTTATGCCTATTGTTATTAAAGGTATGTATCCCtgttaattactttattaaattaattactaaTAGAGTAAATACATCATTAGAAGACTGGTAGTATTGCGAAACGAAGAAAGgctttctgaactctctcaatcctattagacagacctatttggtatggtctccaaataacagcggcatactctaatcttgatctaacaagagcacaatacaatgttttgagagtgtgtgggttggtaaatgcagaacaattttggcgtacgaatgctagcatcgcatataatcgtcttatgacgtggttaacatggctagtgaaattcagcttagagtcgaaaataacgcctaagtctttaatttcctcaacggattgcaaaggtaagccagcaatactatacgaagtatgcaaagtattgtttgattaacatattttacgtgaaagcatttgcttatatttagtgacaaacggtttaaatagcaccagttTCGGACAGTTTCAGAGTCACTAACACTGTTAATCGCTGCAAATttttaagatcatcagcatacaacaagtgctcagcaaaagaaaagcaagaaccaatatcgttaataaagagTATAAAGAGAAGAGGTCCTAGAATACTTCCCTGTGGgacaccagaggacgcaataaatgcacgggatgtcgtattatcaacggctacaacgcagtgcttgttggacaaatatgatttgattcacgacaaaaacgtggagtgtATACCCAATGACGCAAGCTTCGACGAGAGTATTCGGtgcgatactttgtcaaacgctttagagaagtctgtataaattgtatCAATTTGGGATCTGTTCTGGAAGGCTGAAATgcagtaatcattgaaaatagacaaattagggacagtggagcgacttgcaacgaaaccatgctggttggtaggtattaggcctttgacagcaaaatataacttatcattcactgttatctcaaaaagttttgagacagacgaaagcttcgaaatcggtctgtaattgctaacatcgtttttatttccaccCTTAAATATAGGCGTAACGGATGATTGATGAGTGAATAATTTATTGCCAAAAATATAGTTACTCTACAAATGACAGTTGATTTCTTTTTGCGACACTGAGGacaactgcagagccgatgaactagcgagactctgcaccaaattgaccgatgagatgaaataggcatacccttacaagCAATCGTAAGGAAAGGGAACGAAAGATTACGTAATGgaaccacctgcaaaatcgaCCGTCCgattctcaatgctaaacgcacagaatcgctgataaatccaaataaaaacagTCTTAGCACACCGATTTTAGTCATAAAGGGGccagcacatgacttctgtagaagttctcttgatgaggaagagacaatcttgcaccttctgtgccactgtcctgctctatttAGACGCAGATTTACCATTCTAGAAagtactcgaaggtttgcctttgcctatCGAAGAACATTTAcgactgaaagaaaaaaattattgtaacgaACCAATTACCTTCAGACTTACTAAAATCTTTCCACTCACAATTAATCTTACATCATATACCataagttttgaataaaatacatcaaacatgaaaaaaaatttcacatatcCTGTATTTGGTTGTTCAAAAATCTCTATGCGCTTTTATACTAGAGGAACAAGCAAGTACCaggattttcattttttagcaataattaattttttttatttcttttagtcCCATTTGAACTTacactttcagcattttcaGCCAATTTCTCGATCATCTGTCGCTGTTCTGCATTTTTGGTTTGGATTTTGAACACTTTAAAATTATCATAACGCACTTTTGACGCACATCCAACTGCCGCGAATATGGCTAAAAATCCGAAAACAAGCATTAAGCCTTTCATTTCGTTCAACTGCCAAGGGAGgattgaaccgaattaaacttTAGGTCTTGTTAAATAACCAAAGAAGTCTAAAATCAATAGATTTATGATATGGTTCTACCTAATCTAATTGCGTTTTATTAACGATAAGCCTCTTTAGGTGATAAAGATGGTGCGGCAAAAATGATATGTGCCCAATGTACTGAATTGGGATTTCGGATCTAGCAACAATATTGTTAAACAAAGAATCTTGCAACAtattgctagcaacatttttctatatgttAAGGTGTATTATTTTGgaaacattttcattattagtGCGTCTAATAAAGAGGGCAATCAGCTAGTGGTTTACTtttgaaaataccaaaaaattatcGTATTATCTATTGGTTTatcaataagaagaagaaaattagtttattcAGAAGAGCAAACATGCCCAGTATTTATGGAATACGGTTTCCTTTGTGTGGCTGCCTCAGTTAGCATCGCAGTACCCATCTGTTAATGCAGTTTTTCCAGACCTTGGCGACAATTCCTGGCTCTTCGACGTAAGCGCCTGTATCGTTAATGGATTGAACGCATTATAACGTTTCTTCACGATACCTAACGGCACCAAATC harbors:
- the LOC129248197 gene encoding zinc carboxypeptidase-like; translated protein: MKGLMLVFGFLAIFAAVGCASKVRYDNFKVFKIQTKNAEQRQMIEKLAENAESFNLWHSDDKEVHVMVSPQKLIHLQNYTRSHNLPLEVMVSNVQSLIDDEQPSKSTDDLSFGWTRYYPLSAIEEFLDDILAKHPLVTSEINIGTSYEGRKIRAIKISYKSGNPGIFIESNIHAREWITSATATWFINELLTSEDEDVVNLAQNYDWYIVPVLNVDGFVYTHETDRMWRKTRQPVEGSACIGADPNRNCDSHWMENGGASSDPCSETFAGTHPFSEPEIKALADYIASIKDRLNIMLAFHSYSQVLLSPYGHTSELTDNHDDLMAVAKAYSDAVKELPYGTEYTYGTSATSMYFTSGSTRDWVYNTQGIRLSYTIEFRDTGRFGFILPPIQILPHCEDTFAGILAIVKKAKELGYLEPKYTI